The proteins below are encoded in one region of Gemmatimonadota bacterium:
- a CDS encoding adenine phosphoribosyltransferase — translation MSQFRPDWKSLIPVVPDFPTPGVAFRDLAPLMAEGDAFRSVVGELVAPWRNRPPDFVAGIEARGFVFAAPVAVRLGVGFVPLRKRGRLPPPVERVSYELEYGTDALEVSRDVVAPGSGVLLIDDVLATGGTAEAAIELIAMVGASVKAASFVVNLPFLEGAERLIGLGVEIAALTEF, via the coding sequence ATGAGCCAGTTCCGCCCGGATTGGAAATCCCTCATCCCGGTCGTACCCGACTTCCCGACCCCGGGGGTCGCCTTTCGGGACCTGGCGCCCCTTATGGCGGAGGGCGACGCCTTCCGAAGCGTCGTCGGAGAGCTCGTCGCGCCGTGGCGGAACCGTCCTCCCGACTTCGTGGCCGGCATCGAGGCGCGCGGATTCGTCTTCGCCGCGCCGGTCGCGGTCCGACTGGGTGTGGGCTTTGTGCCTTTGCGCAAGCGGGGACGGCTGCCGCCGCCTGTCGAGCGGGTGAGCTACGAGCTGGAGTACGGTACCGACGCGCTGGAGGTCAGCAGGGACGTGGTCGCTCCGGGATCCGGCGTGCTGCTGATCGACGACGTGCTGGCGACCGGGGGAACGGCGGAGGCCGCGATCGAACTGATCGCCATGGTGGGGGCGTCGGTGAAGGCCGCTTCGTTCGTCGTGAACCTGCCTTTCCTCGAGGGTGCGGAAAGGCTCATCGGGCTCGGAGTCGAGATCGCCGCCCTGACCGAGTTCTGA